Below is a window of Sporosarcina ureae DNA.
CTTTTTGAATCCACGCTGGATAGAAGTTTTCCATTCAGCCAATTCATGATCTTCATTCAATAAGTCGTCTGTTCTTTTAGATGATCGTGATTGCGGAAATGCTACATACTTAATTTTCTTGAATCCACTCATGAATATTGTTAAGAAGTTAGATTCAATGATCATGACGATTGCATAGACAACCAGACCGACTAACCCTACAAGAAAAGTCATATTAGCCATCTCTACTAGTGAGAAGGATCCCAGTGTACCGATTAATATCCACGTAATGATTGTCATTCCCGCTATAAGTAAAGTTAGCATTCCACATTTCTCCCTATACGCATTTTCATTGAAAACAACCCTCTATCAAATATGATAAAGGGTTGTTTACTGATTACTTAGCTTCTACTTCTGCCCATTTCATGAACGGATAACGGTTTACATAGTTAGCAGAACCTTTAATATTTGTCTTCATTAAATATGTGTTTGTGTAGAAGTGAATTGGCATCATCGGGAAGTCTTCCATTAAGATTTCTTCTGCCTGATGTAACATTTCATAACGTTTTTCTTGATCTTGTTCTACTTTTGATTCCGCCATAATGCGGTCAAACTCTTCATTGACCCATCCTGTACGGTTGTTCGGGCTATCACCTAAGAAATAGTCAAGGTTTACTACAGGGTCAACGAATACACCGATCCAGCCCATACGAGCCATCTGGAAGTTATGAGTTTTCGTAGTTTCAAGATATGTTTTCCACTCTTGGTTCGCAAGCTTAATTTCTACGCCAAGGTTTTGTTTGAACATTTCTTGAGCCGCTTCCGCAATTTTCTTATGGTTTTCATCGGTGTTATAAAGAAGTGTTACTGCAGGAAGTGTAGACCAACCTTCTTCTTCCATACCTTCTTTAAGTAGCTTCTTTGCTTCATCAATATCTTCCTTAAAGTAGTCTCCACCTTCTTCGCGGAAATCTCCTTTAGGCGTATCTGCACCTTCAGGAACCATTGCGTATGCAGGAATTTCACCAGCTAACGTAACATTCTCAGATAGTACTTTGCGATCCACTGCCATACCAAATGCTTTTCTGATTTTTTCATTTGTAAATGGCTCTTTTTCTACGTTAAACATGTACATATATGTTCCGTAGTAAGGTACGATTTCAAAGTCTTCATTACCTTTTTCTGACTCAATTGCATCTGTCGGTAACGTCATCATAAAGTCTAGCTCATCTGTTTTGTACATTTGATAAGCTGTTGTTGCCTCACCAATCATTTTAAATGTGATTTTATCTAATTTCACTTCATCTTCTTTGTAATATTCATCATTCTTTTCAATAACAAGTTCGCTATCATGACTCCAACCTGTCATTTTGAATGGACCATTACTGACATACGTATCGGCTTCTGCAGCCCAATTTGCATCGCTAGATACTAACTCTTCTTTAACCGGATAGAATGTCCACATAGTTAATAGTGTATCAAAGTATCCAAGTGGTGCATTTAATGTAACTTCGAGTGTTCTTTCATCTAAAGCCTTTACAGCAACATCTTCCACAGTACCTTTTCCTTTGTTATACTCTTCTGCACCCTCAATATAATATAAGTAGAAGGCAAATGAGCTCCCTGTGTCTGGATTTAGTACATGTTTCCACGCAAACTCAAAATCATTTGCTGTCAATGGACTACCATCAGACCATTTAGCATCTTCTCGGATTTTAAAGGTATGTGTCTTTCCATCTTCTGAAACTTCAGCTTCTTCAGCAAGACCAGGTACTGTTTTCCCGTCTTGATCGCGTGTATAAAGTCCTTCAAAAACGTGATCCATTACCCAACCAGATGTTGTATCCGTTGCTAACGCAGGATCCATGGAAGGCGGTTCACTCTTCGCGTTCATCGTAATTTCTTGTTTTGCATCTTTTCCTGATGAAGCTTCATCTCCATCATTTTTACCGCCACATGCACCTAGAATTGTTCCTAACGACAAAATCGTTATAAAAAGCCACAATATTCTCTTCAAAATTATCCCTCCTATATGTTTTTATATCTTTGAATCTGTAGTAACTATCCAGCAATCAGTCAGGTATATAAGTGGCAAGCCGTGAAATGATCTTTCTCTACTTCTTTCCATTCAGGCTCTACAGCGGCACATATATCCATAGCGTGTGCACAACGTGTTCTGAATCGACATCCACTAGGAGGATTCACTGGACTTGGCGGATCTCCTTTTAGCACAATACGATCTCTCTTGATCAAACTTGGATCGGCAACTGGAATAGCTGACATTAAAGCCTGTGTATAAGGATGTAATGGATTTTTAAACAAGTCATCACTACTTGCCAACTCCATCATTTTCCCTAAATACATAACTCCGATACGGTCACTGATATGCTTCACCATGCCTAAGTCATGGGCAATAAATAAATACGTAAGTTGTTCTTGTTCTTTTAAATCTTCCAGTAGATTAATTACTTGTGCTTGTATGGAAACATCCAAAGCGGAGATTGGTTCATCAGCTACGATGAATTTGGGTTGTACGGCTAAAGCGCGTGCAATACCTATACGTTGCCTTTGACCACCACTAAACTCATGGGGATATCGCTGAGCATGCTCTGGTCGAAGTCCAACTTTCTCCAATAAGTTATACACTGTTTCCTTTCGTTCTTTACCTTTTGATAACTTGTATCCGTCAATTCCCTCAGCAATAATTTCACCTATACGCATTCTTGGATTCAGCGACGCGTGAGGATCTTGGAAAATAATCTGTACTTCCCGATTGATGATCCGTTGTTCTTTTTTGGTCAGGTTAGCGTAGTTTTTATCTTCAAATGTAATAGAACCCGAAGTAGGTTTGTCCAAGCCTACTACTAATCTTCCTAGACTGGACTTCCCACTACCACTCTCTCCTACCAAACCAAGCGTTTCACCTTTTCTGATAAAAAGTGATATGTCATCAACCGCCTTAACAGTTTTCTTTCCGGCTACAGGGAAATGTCTTTTTAAGTTATCGATTTTAACCAGCACTTCATTCATACATGGCTCCCCCTAACGCAATCACTTCTTCTGCACTTGGCGATTGTTCATCATTTAACCAACATTTAGCGGTATGATTCGGACTGATTTCATAATCCCCCGGCATCTTACTTTCACAAATCTCCATTGCATATTTACATCTCATCACAAATGGACAACCTTTTGGAGGGGCAAACAAATCTGGTGGTGATCCTTCAATAGGTATAAGTCTTTCCTTTTGATCACTATACATATCTGGTATGGACTCCATTAATCCCCACGTATACGGATGTTTCGGTTCTTTAAAGATTTGATTTACTGTTCCTGTCTCTACTATTACGCCTGCATACATAACAGCTACTCGTTCAGCAGTTTCCGCCACTACGCCCAAGTCATGTGTAATCAATATAATCGATGTATTCATTTTATCTTTCAAATCAATCATGAGGTTTAGCACTTGTGCCTGAATAGTTACGTCGAGTGCTGTTGTAGGTTCATCCGCAATAAGCAATTCCGGCTTACACGCTAAAGCGATCGCAATCATTACGCGCTGCCGCATTCCCCCACTAAATTCATGTGGATATTGATTATATCGCTGTTCAGGATTAGGAATACCGACTAGTTTAATCATTTCTAACGCCTGTACCTTAGCTTCTCTTTTACTCACGTTATGATGAATAATGAGTCCCTCTGCGATTTGTGTTCCTATTCTCATAGTAGGATTCAACGATGTCATGGGATCTTGGAATACCATACTAATTTTAGAACCTTTCAACTTACGCAATTCACTTCTCTTTAGTTTCAGCAAGTCTTTTCCTTTATAATGAATAGTTCCACTTTTAATTTTGGAGACCTTTTTAGGAAGTAGACCCATGATTGTTTGAACCGTAACACTCTTTCCACTACCACTTTCGCCTACGATGGCCAAGATTTCACTTTCATTTATATGAAAGGAGACATCTCGTACCGCCTTTACTTCTCCCCCGTAGGTGCTGAAATTTACTTTCAAATTTTTCACTTCTAGCAATTTACTCATGTTGTGCACCTCCAGTTTCCTTATTTCGGATCTAACGCATCTTGAATCCCATCTCCAAATACGTTAAATGCGAACATTGTTAGTGAAATTAGGAACCCAGGGAAGAAGAGTCTCCACCATTGACCGCTTAAGATTACACCCAGTGCATCATTGGCCATTGTTCCCCAACTAGCGAATGGCGCTTGAACACCTAGTCCCAAGAAACTTAGGAAAGATTCAGCGAAGATCGCTGTTGGAATCGTGAATGTTAGATTAACGATAATGATCCCCATTGTATTGGGAAGTAAATGTTTCATAATGATCTTCCTATGGGATGTCCCCATCTTCTCAGCAGCCTGAACATATTCCTGTGATTTCAGCTGTAAAATTTGTCCTCGGATGATCCGGGCCATTCCTACCCAACCTGTAATCGATAGTGCGATAATAATTGCCGTAATTCCCGGCTCCATGATGACCATCAACAAAATTACGATCAACAAGTAAGGAATTCCGTATAGCACTTCAACGATTCGCATTAATACGCTATCGATACGGTCGCCTTTCTTGCCGCGACCAGCCATATAACCAGACACTCCACCTACAATTAACCCTAATATCAAGTCGATGATTGCGGCCACAATACCGATAATTAATGAAACGCGCGCACCATACCAAGAACGCACCCACATATCTCTTCCTAAGTTATCCGTACCGAACCAATGAGCCGATGAAGGCGCTAAATTAGTTTTCGTCAAGTCTTGTCCAGAAGGAGAATATGGAACCATCGACGGACCGAAGATTGCTAGAAATACGATTGCGGCTAGTAAAAAGAATCCAACTAACGCAAGTTTGTTCTTTAAGACACTTAATAATGTATCTTTCCATACACTTAAACTAGGTCGCTGTATCTCATCCGCAATCTTTTTATCCGGATGCAACGGAGTAAATACTGAATCGGTGTTTTGTTTTATAACCACATTAACCCTCCTTACTTGTAAGACTAATTCTTGGATCAATAAGTCTGTATGAAATATCTATCAAGAACAATGTTAATACTAAAATGACACTAAAGAATATGGTCGTACCCATAATTACCGGATAATCTCGGTTAAAAATACTATCTACAAAGTATCGACCAATACCTGGTATTGCGAATATCTTTTCTATTACAAATGTTCCCGTAATCAATGAAACAAATAACGGCCCTATAAAGGAGACGACAGGAAGAATAGCATTTCGGATTCCGTGTTTAATGACAATTCCTGCTGTGCTCAATCCTTTTGCATCTGCAGTTCGAATATAATTCGCATTCATCACATCAATCATGCTGGAGCGCATGAATCTTGCAACTACTGCCAGGGGCATGGAGGCTAATGCGATAGAAGGTAGAACAGTATGCATCCATGTTCCCCAAGTGGCTACGGGGAAGATCCTTAAATCTACTGAAAACACTTTAATTAAAAGTGGTGCCAATATAAAGCTTGGTATCGAAATCCCTATAATAGCTACAATCATAGAAATATAATCTAGGAATCGATTGTGATAAAGTGCGGCAATAATTCCAAGTAGTAGTCCAAAGAAAAGTGCGATGACTAGGGACTGTAAGCCCAAGAAGGCTGACGGTGGAAAACCGGACTTTATAATATCGTTTACAGTTCTTGTGCGCGACTCGATGGAAGGCCCTAAATCAAAACTAGCTAAACCTTTTAAGTACAGCGCATACTGAACCGCTACTGGCTTATCCAGATTGTATTGGGCTCTCATGTTTTCTAATACTTCCGGCGGTAAGACGTCCGCGTCAGATGCAAAAGGATCACCTGGTATAAACTTCATCATCACAAATGTTAAGGTGACAATCACCCATATTGTTAAAATCATTGTTAAAACACGTTTTAATATGTACATTCGGACATTCCCCCTCCCTGCCTTTTACCGAAATTTCAGTCTACTTGATAAGAACTTTTTGACACCTCTAATTGAATCATCGAATTTACCTCTGTAATCTCTTCATGTTTATATAATCTAATTATGAGTTCTGCAATTTCTTCTTGATTTGCTGCCGCTACCTGAATCAATATTGGATAATCTCCAGTAGTTATAGTGATGTAGCGGATGCTACGGATCTTGGATAAATACTCTATAACACTTTCCCAACAATCCGGCTTCACTTTTAACTGAATGATGGCACCTTCTTTTAATCCAATTGTAATAGGATTAATTCGTCCCACGATTTCCAGTATTCCACTGTCAATCAAGTGTGCATATCGCAGCCTCACAGTTTTTTCAGTAACTTCTGTACTCTTAGCTAATTCTCTGAATGACATTCGACCATCTTTTGATAACAGTTTAATAATATGCGTATCTAGTTCATCTAGCTGCTTTATTTAAATCACCCACTTCCGGTAGTTGTCAACTGAATAAGTACTTATATGCATACTACTTTTAAAATGCTAAGGGAATAAACAGTACTTTTTTTCTAAATATGTACTCTTTGTGACACCTTACACGTTATTATAATAACTAAACTATTGGATTGCAACCAATTTTCCGAATCTTTTAAATAACTTTATTATTAATACTATACATCGCACTATAAACTTCTATTTGATAGCGTTTTAGATCCAAAGTTATTATATTTTTTTACTCTCTTACCATTTCATAATAGAAAAACGCCTTGGCATTGAATGAATCCAATGCTCAAGACGTTATGTTATTGCATTATCTAATCTTCTTTTCCACAAATTCTTTAACTGTTTGAATAAACTTTTCGTGTTCATCTTTTACTACTGAGTGACTACTTTCTTCAAAGATTACTAATTCGCTGTTTGGAATTTTTTCACTCATAAGAATGGATCCCTCTACCGGTGTGATCCAGTCATGTCTACCTGTAATAATTAGTGTAGGAACGTGAATGGATGGCAAAAACTCTTCCACATCATACTCTCGTAAAAAACCACCAAACCCTTCGTTTAGTGCTTGATAAGAACGATTCGCACGCTGATCAGCATGATTTCTAGCTAATTCCGCTTCAGGTGTATCTGAATAGCTATAAGAATACATAGGCGCCATCACCTTAAAGTATTCACTTTGCTGTTCTGTCGATTCAAAAGCACCGTCGAATAGAATTTGTGCCATTTCCTTTTGTTTAGGAGTCCCTTTTAGTTTGACAGTTTCTTTTGCCTTCTCTAAGAACTTACCGCTTGGTGCAGTTACGACAAGTAGCAATGACTTGAGATTTTCCTGATACTTCCTTGCATACTCCAATGCAACCATTCCACCATAAGATTGACCCATTAACACAATCTTATCTAATCCTAGATACTTTCTTAGTTCTTCTAGGTCTTCCACGTTATTTTCAAGTGTGTATGTGGATTGTGGTCCTTTTTCTGATCTTCCACTACCACGATAATCAACATAAACGAGCTGCATATCTTCCGCCAATGGACTTAAGGCTGGTTTAAAACCTGTGTGATCTCCTCCTGGTCCTCCGTGAAGAATAAAGCAAACTGGCTTCTCCCGCATAATCGGTCCATCAGGAACAAAACCCATTCCCTCTACATCAAAAAATAACTTTACTCCGTTAACATGAGCGTACATATAAAAACCTCCAATGATTTTGTTTTTGTCATTTACACTATTTCTCAAAAACTTAATCAAGTGTAGCACCACATTTTTATATTGACTAGGTTTGTAAAATCATTTTCTGTAATTTTCAGTCTACTAAGCTAGTTAAAAGATAAATATTTCGCTTTAATTTGAATAATAGAAATTACGATCAAATGGCTGACCTATAGTATTTTAAAGACTATCTATTCAATTCTTGTATATCTTTAAATAGTATTTCAATTTATAACTAAAAATATTTTATCGACAGACCCTAGCTGCATTAATTTATTGCTCGATACTCTTATTTTGACTATTAATTTATTAGGTATAATTAATTATCAAAATTCACTTACACGACATATAACCAGTCCTTTGAGATAGTTTTTAATGACTATTTAGTAAGTAATTAACTAATAATTTATGTAAAAGTTATGCGTTTCACAAAATGAATTACTCTTAAGATTCAATCATGGCCAGTGTATAAATATGGTATAATTAAGGTAGAATAACAAGTAGTTTTTACCATACTATCGTTGCTATTTCACACTGAACGAATAATTATCTAGATTTTTCGGAAGGGGATTTTCCAGATGAATGAATATAAGAGTATTCTCGTCGCGGTAGATGGATCAAATGAGGCTAAATGGGCTTTGCATAAATCGATTGAGGTGGCAAAGCAAGAAGTTGATGCGAGGCTACACATCGTCAATATCATTGATGTTTTCTCTATTGATGAGGAGGATGCTTCCTTTCTGGAACGTGAAAAGCAGCATATAGTGGATCTGCTAAACAGCTATGAAACCATTGCCAAAGAAGAGGGACTTGAACACGTGGAAACACATATCAAGCACGGTGATCCAAAAATCAATATTTCCAAGGATCTCGCTCTTGTAGTAGAAGCTGATTTAATCGTCTGCGGTGCCCAAGGCTTGAAAAATGTCGAGCATTATTTCCTCGGCTCTGTATCAGAAGCCATCGTTTTAACTGCAAAATGTGACGTATTGGTCGTTCGACAAAGCGATATGTAATATAAAATGCCTGTGTAACAGCGGAAGATACCATCCTCTGTTGCACAGGCATTATTTTATTTTTTACTTACGATTTCCAATCCCTTTATTTCGAGCAAATACTGAAGACTTTCGCGGAAATTCGTAAAAGCACGAATCTGATTAAAATTGGACACATTGGATAATATCAAGTTTTGTGCAAACTCAGGTGAAAATCCTACAAAAACGGTTTCTGTCCCCATTAATTGTAGCACGCTGACTAACTCATTGATTTTTTCACTCAACAACTCATATCCCATATTTTCTTCTACGGAAAAAGAACCAATATCAGTAAAATCAAATACTACTGTATGTATATTATTAGATGATATTCTTTGTACAACTTTATCCTGAATATGTATAAAGCGTCCTACCGAAAGAGCACCCGTTAGAGGAACCAAAATTGTTTCGGGCACAATAGAAGGTATAATAGGAGCCGACAAGTCTTCTATTATTTTTTCATAAGCTACTATCTTTTCTTTTAACTCTTTAATTTGTTGTGTGGAACTTGTTTCTTTATTCATAGAAGGATTTCCTCACCTTTCCAAGTAAAACTTTTAGTTTCTACAATGTATTTTTATTAAACAATTATACCATAGGTCAATCTACTCCGACGGAATCAAATCATTTCAAATCGTTGAAACTAAGTTTCTAACACGATAAACTAAGCTAAAACCATCCAATAAAAGGAGATTCATTACATGGCTTATCAAGCAAACATAACTGAAACGAAGGAACTTATTCAGCAACTCGTATCCATTCCAAGTCCTTCCGGTTACACGAAACAAGTAATTTCTTTTGTAGAGGACTTTTTACAGGCATATAATGTGGAAACTACACGCAATCGTAAAGGTGGATTAATCGCCACTTTACCGGGTACAAATGATAAAGAACACCGTATGTTAACTGCCCACGTCGACACACTGGGTGCGATGGTCAAGGAAGTGAAAAGTAATGGTCGTCTAAAACTCGATTTAATTGGCGGCTATCACTACAATTCAATTGAAGGTGAGTATTGTAAGATTCATACGGCATCCGGCAAGACGATTACGGGGACGATCTTACTCCATCAAACGTCTGTACACGTGTATAAAAATGCTGGTACCGCAGATCGCAATCAAGTGAACATGGAAGTCCGCATCGATGCAAAAGTACATACCGCAGAAGAAATTCGCAAACTCGGTATTGAAGTTGGGGATTTCGTCTCGCTTGAACCACGCGTAGAAATCACGGATAATGGCTTTATTAAATCCCGCCACCTAGATGATAAAGCGAGTGTTGCCATCTTGCTGCAACTTATCAAACATATCCAAACAGAAAACATTGTGTTGCCTTACACTACCCACTTCCTGATTTCGAATAATGAAGAAATTGGATATGGCGGTAACTCTAATATTACTGAGGAAACAGTAGAGTACTTGGCTGTCGATATGGGGGCCATGGGGGACGGTCAGACAACGGATGAGTACACAGTGTCTATTTGCGCAAAAGACTCTAGCGGTCCTTACCACTATGGATTACGCAACCATCTAGTAGAGCTAGCCAATAAAAATGACATAGGATACCAAATTGATATGTATCCACACTATGGCTCTGATGCATCCGCGGCTATTAAAGCGGGCCACGATATTATACACGGCTTAATTGGTCCTGGAATTGACTCTTCCCATGCGTTTGAACGTACACATGAGGATTCTTTGAAAAACACTTCACAATTGATC
It encodes the following:
- a CDS encoding DUF3899 domain-containing protein, which codes for MLTLLIAGMTIITWILIGTLGSFSLVEMANMTFLVGLVGLVVYAIVMIIESNFLTIFMSGFKKIKYVAFPQSRSSKRTDDLLNEDHELAEWKTSIQRGFKKAAAAIAFPTLAISLVCLALYY
- a CDS encoding peptide ABC transporter substrate-binding protein: MKRILWLFITILSLGTILGACGGKNDGDEASSGKDAKQEITMNAKSEPPSMDPALATDTTSGWVMDHVFEGLYTRDQDGKTVPGLAEEAEVSEDGKTHTFKIREDAKWSDGSPLTANDFEFAWKHVLNPDTGSSFAFYLYYIEGAEEYNKGKGTVEDVAVKALDERTLEVTLNAPLGYFDTLLTMWTFYPVKEELVSSDANWAAEADTYVSNGPFKMTGWSHDSELVIEKNDEYYKEDEVKLDKITFKMIGEATTAYQMYKTDELDFMMTLPTDAIESEKGNEDFEIVPYYGTYMYMFNVEKEPFTNEKIRKAFGMAVDRKVLSENVTLAGEIPAYAMVPEGADTPKGDFREEGGDYFKEDIDEAKKLLKEGMEEEGWSTLPAVTLLYNTDENHKKIAEAAQEMFKQNLGVEIKLANQEWKTYLETTKTHNFQMARMGWIGVFVDPVVNLDYFLGDSPNNRTGWVNEEFDRIMAESKVEQDQEKRYEMLHQAEEILMEDFPMMPIHFYTNTYLMKTNIKGSANYVNRYPFMKWAEVEAK
- a CDS encoding ABC transporter ATP-binding protein, translating into MNEVLVKIDNLKRHFPVAGKKTVKAVDDISLFIRKGETLGLVGESGSGKSSLGRLVVGLDKPTSGSITFEDKNYANLTKKEQRIINREVQIIFQDPHASLNPRMRIGEIIAEGIDGYKLSKGKERKETVYNLLEKVGLRPEHAQRYPHEFSGGQRQRIGIARALAVQPKFIVADEPISALDVSIQAQVINLLEDLKEQEQLTYLFIAHDLGMVKHISDRIGVMYLGKMMELASSDDLFKNPLHPYTQALMSAIPVADPSLIKRDRIVLKGDPPSPVNPPSGCRFRTRCAHAMDICAAVEPEWKEVEKDHFTACHLYT
- a CDS encoding ABC transporter ATP-binding protein encodes the protein MSKLLEVKNLKVNFSTYGGEVKAVRDVSFHINESEILAIVGESGSGKSVTVQTIMGLLPKKVSKIKSGTIHYKGKDLLKLKRSELRKLKGSKISMVFQDPMTSLNPTMRIGTQIAEGLIIHHNVSKREAKVQALEMIKLVGIPNPEQRYNQYPHEFSGGMRQRVMIAIALACKPELLIADEPTTALDVTIQAQVLNLMIDLKDKMNTSIILITHDLGVVAETAERVAVMYAGVIVETGTVNQIFKEPKHPYTWGLMESIPDMYSDQKERLIPIEGSPPDLFAPPKGCPFVMRCKYAMEICESKMPGDYEISPNHTAKCWLNDEQSPSAEEVIALGGAMYE
- a CDS encoding ABC transporter permease, which produces MKQNTDSVFTPLHPDKKIADEIQRPSLSVWKDTLLSVLKNKLALVGFFLLAAIVFLAIFGPSMVPYSPSGQDLTKTNLAPSSAHWFGTDNLGRDMWVRSWYGARVSLIIGIVAAIIDLILGLIVGGVSGYMAGRGKKGDRIDSVLMRIVEVLYGIPYLLIVILLMVIMEPGITAIIIALSITGWVGMARIIRGQILQLKSQEYVQAAEKMGTSHRKIIMKHLLPNTMGIIIVNLTFTIPTAIFAESFLSFLGLGVQAPFASWGTMANDALGVILSGQWWRLFFPGFLISLTMFAFNVFGDGIQDALDPK
- a CDS encoding ABC transporter permease, with amino-acid sequence MYILKRVLTMILTIWVIVTLTFVMMKFIPGDPFASDADVLPPEVLENMRAQYNLDKPVAVQYALYLKGLASFDLGPSIESRTRTVNDIIKSGFPPSAFLGLQSLVIALFFGLLLGIIAALYHNRFLDYISMIVAIIGISIPSFILAPLLIKVFSVDLRIFPVATWGTWMHTVLPSIALASMPLAVVARFMRSSMIDVMNANYIRTADAKGLSTAGIVIKHGIRNAILPVVSFIGPLFVSLITGTFVIEKIFAIPGIGRYFVDSIFNRDYPVIMGTTIFFSVILVLTLFLIDISYRLIDPRISLTSKEG
- a CDS encoding Lrp/AsnC ligand binding domain-containing protein, whose protein sequence is MRLRYAHLIDSGILEIVGRINPITIGLKEGAIIQLKVKPDCWESVIEYLSKIRSIRYITITTGDYPILIQVAAANQEEIAELIIRLYKHEEITEVNSMIQLEVSKSSYQVD
- a CDS encoding alpha/beta fold hydrolase yields the protein MYAHVNGVKLFFDVEGMGFVPDGPIMREKPVCFILHGGPGGDHTGFKPALSPLAEDMQLVYVDYRGSGRSEKGPQSTYTLENNVEDLEELRKYLGLDKIVLMGQSYGGMVALEYARKYQENLKSLLLVVTAPSGKFLEKAKETVKLKGTPKQKEMAQILFDGAFESTEQQSEYFKVMAPMYSYSYSDTPEAELARNHADQRANRSYQALNEGFGGFLREYDVEEFLPSIHVPTLIITGRHDWITPVEGSILMSEKIPNSELVIFEESSHSVVKDEHEKFIQTVKEFVEKKIR
- a CDS encoding universal stress protein yields the protein MNEYKSILVAVDGSNEAKWALHKSIEVAKQEVDARLHIVNIIDVFSIDEEDASFLEREKQHIVDLLNSYETIAKEEGLEHVETHIKHGDPKINISKDLALVVEADLIVCGAQGLKNVEHYFLGSVSEAIVLTAKCDVLVVRQSDM
- a CDS encoding STAS domain-containing protein; translated protein: MNKETSSTQQIKELKEKIVAYEKIIEDLSAPIIPSIVPETILVPLTGALSVGRFIHIQDKVVQRISSNNIHTVVFDFTDIGSFSVEENMGYELLSEKINELVSVLQLMGTETVFVGFSPEFAQNLILSNVSNFNQIRAFTNFRESLQYLLEIKGLEIVSKK
- a CDS encoding M42 family metallopeptidase, with product MAYQANITETKELIQQLVSIPSPSGYTKQVISFVEDFLQAYNVETTRNRKGGLIATLPGTNDKEHRMLTAHVDTLGAMVKEVKSNGRLKLDLIGGYHYNSIEGEYCKIHTASGKTITGTILLHQTSVHVYKNAGTADRNQVNMEVRIDAKVHTAEEIRKLGIEVGDFVSLEPRVEITDNGFIKSRHLDDKASVAILLQLIKHIQTENIVLPYTTHFLISNNEEIGYGGNSNITEETVEYLAVDMGAMGDGQTTDEYTVSICAKDSSGPYHYGLRNHLVELANKNDIGYQIDMYPHYGSDASAAIKAGHDIIHGLIGPGIDSSHAFERTHEDSLKNTSQLIYYYLLSDLQNY